The window TCCCCTCCTCCTTGTGAATGGATTTTTAGCGAAAATACTCTACACTTTTGTTTCCACTATCGAAGACAACGATTCCTTTCTGGAATCATCTGTTCTACAGTGTGAATCCGACATTCAAACAAAAGGTGCTTTAGTTTTAGGAAGTATTTATGATGGTCTAACAACTGTTGGGGGAGTAACACGTGATGCCCTACTATTACTTGAGTTTGCATCCTGCGATTTAGAAAAAACAGGAAAAATCATTACCATCGAACCAATTTCATTTTGAAAGGAAATTATATGAAAAATAAAACATTTACATTATTTGTTTTCGCAAGTTTATCCTTATTCTTAATTGAATGCCAAAAATCAGTTCAAACTGATAAAGATACCCAAGCCACCTTGATTGCAGGAATCTTTGGATCCTGTTTTAGTTTGGATTCTTGTTTTGACCAGTATACCAAATCGACGGATGAAGGTGCCAGTTTCCAGGTGTTTGACCAAGATGGTTCACGGATTTATGCAAGGCAGTCTGTACTTGATTTTAATACCTACAAACCAATTGCATCAGGTTCCAAATGGGTGACTGCCATCACAGCAATGAGGGTCATTGATTGTAACACAAATAGTGCTATATATGCACAATGCGGAACAGTGACTACAGGGACTTGTAATAACGGTGCCGTTGGCGGTGCCATTTCGTTGTCTCGCACGACGGCCCAAGTACTTGGATGGACAGGCACGTATGCTAATGTCACCTTACGTCAGTTATTGTCATTTACTTCCGGACTAAATGCAGGTGGAAGTAGTGGAGCGGGGCAAGCAAGTTGTATTTCAACACTTCCAGTGGGGGCAAGTTCAACAGAAAAAGATAGTTGTGTGAATAATATCAGAGACCAATCTACTGGCACTCCTGGAGCATTGTACCAATACAATTCCAATCATATGGCAGTCGCACAACGAATGTTAGAAGTGTCATGTAACAAAACATGGGATACTTTATTTTCTCAACTCATCGTCACTCCTCTAGGTTGGGATGCTAGCCAAGCAATCTGGCGAGGAAATTCGAGAGGGGGAACCGATACCGATGGAAGTTTATCCGGTGCTTATGGACTCTCCATATCTCCAGAACATTACGCAAGGATGTTAAATGCACTTCTTACGAATGGTACTGCTAAAAATTCAGTAGGTGCAAACATAACCAATTTTCTTTCCACAACATCGGTGACAGAAATTTTGGCAGACCAGTACAATGGAGCAAAAATTGGTTATTCACAATTTTCAGCTTTTGGTTACCGTTGGCAATATGGACTTGGAAACTGGAGGTTTTGCACTGTGACTGATGTCCCTGCGGAATGTGATCGAGATTTGATCTCCCATAGCATTGGGATCAATGGATTTTATCCATGGCTCGATAAAAATCGGAATTATATGGCAATCCTTGCTGTGAATAATATCGGAAGAAAAAATGGATTGAGTTTGTTACCAGCTTCTTCAACCTCATTATTCTTTGCAGAAACTGTAAGACCGCTCATACATTCGCAAATAGGTAGGTAACCATGATCCAAAAACAGACACTCTTTCCATTCCTCTTGGGATGTTTTTTATTCGTAAACGTCCTTCCACTCATTGCCCAATCGCCAGAGTGGTCGGAATCAAAACGGAAAAAAGGAATCCAAATTCTCACAAGGCCAGTACCAGGTTCCAACATTGAAGAGTTTTTGGGCAAAACGGAAGTGGAAGCTTCTATCTCACAAATCATTGCTTTGCTAGTAGACCCACAATCTTGTAAAAATTTGTACCACCAATGCAAAGAACTTACTGTAATTTCTGGATCAGAGAAAAAATCATCTGTGTATTTACGAAATGGTGCACCTTGGCCGGTGAACGACCGTGATGTGATCATGGATAGAAGTTTTGAACAGAATGACAAAACTCTGACAACAACCATGAAGATGAAACGATTGGATTCCAATGCAAAAGGATCGCCATCTGGTGTCACTCGTATGCCTGGATTTGAAGGCTATTGGAAACTCATTCCACTTGCGAATGGTAAAATCAAGATTGAATACCAAGCGCATTTTGAACCAGGTGGTTCTGTTCCACAATCTGTGATCAATTTGGTTTTAACTGACACTCCTTATGAAACTTTGTTAAACTTAAAATCTTTAGTAGAACAAGGAAAACACAAAGAAGCGAAGTATGATTGGATCAAGGAGCCGAATCACACTCCTTCCAATTAATCGAATTCATTGACTCTTATCAATGTTTGGTTGTCCATTCCATTGATAGGAGTTACTGCCTAAAATTCTCAGATTTTATACTTAGTATATTTGTGAGGATCAATCGATCAAAAAAGTTCTTCTATCACCTAGTATATGTTACAAGGATGTTCGAAATCCATAGGATACAAAATTAGATCCACAATTGGGGTCGGGCGGACAGTACAATCCAAAAATCCCTGACCGATGGTGGATCCTTAAAAATACCTCTGTTTTACGTTCGAAAGGCAAATAGGAGCTCACTTCCACCATCATATAGTTTAAAAGTGCTCTGGATTCAATCGCATCTTTTTGCAGTCCACTTTCCAAATAATATCCTTTCGCTTTATTTTCTAATTTTGGATTCTCTGAGGCAAAGGACATTCCTTCGCCGAGTGATACGCTGAATGGTGAATCATAAATTCGATCAATTTTAACGATATAAAATGCATTTGTTTCCCAATGGTTCATTTCTCCAAAATGTTTTGTGGCATTGGCTTCCCACAAAAAATCAAACCATCGGATTCGGTAATCAAACGGCCGACTCACACCGATGGTACCGATGTAGGATTCTTTATAGTCAGTTTTTTGACGAAAAACGATGGGGATCAAATCGGTGGTTGTAAAGATCCCTCCATACAAAACAACACTCCAATTTTCTTTTGGTAGGGAGACCGAACGAAGCCCTTGTGAGGGGGAGATCAAAATGCAAACATATGCGATGAAGACAGAGTAAATTTTATATTTCATTCAAGATGGTTACAATAAAATATTTTGATGTGAATACAATGGATTCATAAGATTACTTCTAAACACCAACTATGGTTGGAACCAGTCCTGATTACGTTTTTCCCATTCAGTCAGTTGCAAATGAATGGTTTCATAATTCTGTAACAATAATCTCTTTAGGAATGTTTCGTATTCTTTACAATTTTTTTGATAGGACTGTTCCGTTGATTCTCGTAACTTGGAAGGTTTTTCTTGGATACAATACTTTTGCAAATGAGAAGGATACCTGTTAGAATTGAGGATGGGTGCAACGATACTCGATCCAGTTCCAATGTAAAACGGCATGGGAGCCCAAATCGTTTCCTTCGTTCTTAAAAATGAAATTCGATGGAGATTGGTTTCCCCCGATGTCCAAACGAGTTCTGCTTCCGTTTCCATGGTTCCATAATACAACATCGTCAATGCCAATAAACTAATACCAATACTCGTGAAAGGTCTTTGGCTTTCATTTCGAATGACAAGAGTTAAGTTGTCAATATTGGTCAATTCAAACCCACGATCCCATCTCGGAAGTTCGTTGGGGTTTTGAGGTTTTTGTTTTTGAATTTTGGGTGATTGGTTTGGATCAGGTGGTGGCATTGGTACCGTTGATAGATCGGCAATATTGACTTGGTCTTCTAATAAAACAGCGGGAGGTACAGGAAAAACTTCAGGAAATACTTTGGCAAGGATGGGATCGGTTGTTGTCCATCGGATGGAGATGGTTTTGTTTTTGGAAAGTTTCGCTTCCGAACTAAGTTCAGGCATAGGAGTTTTACAAGAAAAGTTCAAAACAAACAAAATAAAAACAGAATATACAAGTTGAAACTTCATATAACAGAGATAAGATCTCGGACAATAGTTTAGACTCATGTTCATTTGATGGAAAGCACAATATCAATTTGGAATTCGGATAGAAACATAAAAAAAGCCTGATTTCTCAGGCCTTCTTGCAGTTTGTGTCATTTGATTCATTACAGAATGACATCGTTTGGATTGGATCTTTACCGAAAGAGTTTCTCCCATCGGTAAAGATTTTTTGTGATCTTACGAAGCGAGTGCTTGGTCAAGAAGGTCTTTCGCTACGACGCGAAGAGCCATCACTTCCTCTGCCCCTTCAAAGATAGAGAATACGCGAGCATCAACGAAGTAACGGGATACTGGGTATTCTTCCGCATAACCCATGCCACCATGGATTTGCATCGCTTCCCGAGTGACCCATTCAGCAATTTTGGATGCATACAATTTGACAAGGGTTGCTTCCATTTGGCCTTTGTGGTCATCGAGGAGAGTTGCTACATAGTTTGTGTATTGGCGAGTTGCTTGCACAATCATAGCCATCTTCGCAATTTTAAACTTTGTTAAAGTGTAATCGTAAATTGGTTTTGCGAATACTTTACGTTCTTGTGAATAACGAAGTGCTGCTTCAAGAGCAGCTTGCATCACACCATTGGCACGAGCAGCAGTTTGGATCCTTCCACCAGCAAATCCTTCCATTTGGAAGTAAAAACCTTTTCCACGGCCTGCATCACCACCAAGAAGGTTTTCTTTTGGAACAAAGTAGTCTTCAAAAGAAACTTCATAGGAGTGCATTCCACGGTAACCGATGGTTCCGATTGCTTTTCCTTGGATCGATCCACCACCTTCTTGTTTGTAACTGAATTCATGACCGTCAAAGGATGGTTTTTCAGCAAGTAGGATGGAAAGACCTCTGTGTTTCAAACTTGGATCTGCTTCCGTGCGGCAAAGGATGAGAAGGAGGTTCGCATAACCTGCAAATGTACACCACGTTTTCACACCATTGATGACAAATCCACCTTCCACTTCTTTTGCAGTGACAGAGACACCAGCAACATCGGAACCGTAGTTAGGTTCTGTCACCATGATTCCCGCAAATTTTTCGCCGGATGCAAGGAGTGGTAACCATTTATTTTTTTGTTCTTCAGTTCCCCCTTTGAGGAGAGCCTTCGACATGATTTCAGGACGAGTGATGAGGGAACCTGCAGCTCCAAGGGAACCACGCGATAGTTCTTCAGTAACCACTAACATCGATATGTTGTCTGGACGATCATCTGGTTGGATCCCACCGAACTGTTCTGGGATACAAAGACCAAAACAACCCATGTCTTTTAATCCATTGATGATTTCTTGAGGAATGAGGTCATCATGTCTGTGTACATGTTCTGCGTGTGGAACGACTACATTTTCAGCGAAATCTTTGAAAATTCCACGGAAATTTTCGTGGTCTTCAGAAAGTCCGTAAGCACCGAAGTGTCCGAGGTCGACAATTTTATCAACGATGGCTTCGTAGTTTTCCATTTTGGAGGCCGCTTCCACGAAACTGTTGATTTCGTCGGAAAACAATTTGGAGAATAATTCCTGATACGTAAGTTCGTATTCTGCAGGACGCGCTGCTAGTTCAGAACGAATGTTGGAAACAGTTTCTGCCGCAAAAGTGAGGGCCATTTTCTGTTCCAATTCACCAGTTCCTTTGGAAGCATCCCAAGCATAAACGATAAAGTTTTCAGCAACACGTTGTTGTGCTGTCATCCAAGCAAGTTGGTAAAACACATGTTGCGTTTTGTCCATTTTGCTGACGGAAACTTTGCCGTTATCGGAATTTTTCTGTGCGAGTCGTTTCGTAACTTCATTGAGGAGGGCGGCTTGGGCGTTCAATGCCTTCTCCGCCTGGGATTTTTCGAGTTTCACTGCCGTTGCGGTCATGTGTTTAACGTTCCTGCGGGTGGTTTTCTTCCACTATACGGAAGGAAAGTACCCTGTCATTTTCATTTTTAGACTAGGTTTTGGGTTGAGCCTTTCGAAAAATGTCCCTAAGAATGAAATTAGGAAATAAATGATTGAAAATCATTGGAATTGATCCAGGGTCCCACCGTGTCGGGTATGCCGTTTTGTCTTTCCCTGAAGGAATGCGGCGCAATCCAGAACTTCTAGCCTATGGAACAATTGAAGTGGCTCCGAAAACCCCTTCTCCCGTCAATTTATTGCAAATTCGTTCCGAACTTCAAAAAATCCTCTCCCTTTACCAACCAGAACACGCCGCCGTGGAGGAGTTATTCTTTGTCCAAAACACAACCACGGGGATGAAGGTTTCTGAATCACGAGGGGTGATTTTACTCACTCTGGGCGAAAACCAAATCCCGATGGTGTCACTCACTGCCACACAAATCAAAAAAGGAATCTCTGCCAAAGGGAACGCCACCAAAAAGGAAGTCCGGGCGGCGATCCAAATGATTTTGGGATTTAAGGACCTAAAAGGCCACGATGACTCCTGGGATGCCATCGCGTGTGCCTTTGTCGGTCGGTCCTTAGTTTGAGGAACTACGAGCCAAGTTCATTGACAAAAAGATCTCATTCTTTTGTTCCCGACTGGCATTGGCTGTGATTGTAGAATATCCAGTTGTGATTTCCAGTTCTCCGTTTTGTAATCCAATCATAACGGTATCCGCATATTCGTCCAAATTCAGACTCGCCGTATGTGTGTTAGGGATTCCTAAGTCTGTATCCACCATTGGTGGCGAAACTTCAATGACTTCAATGGGTTGATTTCGAAATTGAAATCGTAGTGTGAGTGTGAACGAGTGTAAAGCGGCTTTGGTCGCACTATAAATAGGTGCATACGCCAACGGGATGTGCGACAATCCAGAGGTTGTATTTAAAATCGCCGCATTTTTTTTTGCGAACAGGTGCTTGGCGAATAACATCGAAAGATGGATGGGAGCTCCCAAATTTACATCGATCTCCTTTTCTAAATCTGTCCAAGGTTCTACTTCACTCAATTTCGGATACCTTTGGATCCCCGCATTATTGAATACTACATTGAGTTCTGGAAAATCTTCTGTGGTTTTTTGAAACAATTTCACCCTCTCTTCTGGTAGAGAGATATCAAATCGATACGTAGCCCAGCTGGGATAAGATATAGAAATCTCTTCCAATTTCTTTTCATTCGTACCACAAACCAATATTTGGTTTCCAAGATCAGAGAATCTTTTTGCGAGAGCGAAGCCGATCCCACTCGTTCCACCGGTGATGAGGATTGTATTTCCTTTCAATAACATCAATTTGTACCTTTTCCTTACTTACATTTACAATATTTTGTAAGTTACAAAATGTCAAGTCTGTAAGTTTCAAAACTAACATTTTTTTCATTTTGTAATTTGAGATTGACCCTCCGATTCCGAATTCGATCCTTTCTCTATGCCAAGAACTGGTCTTACCGCTTCGGAAATCCAAGACAGAGCCGTAGAAATCGCAATAGACCAAATTAGAGAAAAAGGTTTCGAAAAGGTTCGATTGGTGGATGTGGCCAAAGGAATGGGAATTAGCCATGCCGCCCTCTATTCTCATTTTCAAGACAAAACAGCCCTCCTCGATGCGGTTTCCGAACGTTGGCTTGTGAAGTTGGATGAGCAACAAGAATCGCTTGTGGTAGAAAAACGAGACCCAATCCAAAAGATCCTCACTTGGTTTCTCAACCTCCACCGAATGAAGTTGGAAAAAGTTAAACTGGATCCCGAACTGTTTAAGGCATTTGATATGGCAGCGGAAGAGTCAAAACCATTCATCCAAACGCATTTATCCAATATGCGAAAACAAATGTCGAGTTTGGTCGTTGAGGCGATCAATCAAAAGAAAATCAAAAAACGTGATGTGAATTTAATCACCGAAATTTTAATCTCTGCTGGTACAGCATTCACTCACCCAAAACTTGTAGCCCAATATTCAGCTGAAAATAGGGAACCTTTACTATTAGAAACGATTGAAATTGTTTTGAAAGGGTTAAGTTAAAACTGAAGGTAACAAAAATAAATTTCTGTTATGCGAAGTTTTCATTCCTTCAGGAGGAAAAAGGATCTAACGTCAAATTTCCTGCTATGATACCAAATTTAAATTTTGGTAGTCCTAATGAATGTACAAAACTAGTTTGATCCGTTTTGAGTTGGGCAACGACTGGTCCTAAAAATAAATTAATAACATGAAATTGGGAAAGGAAATCGGCAACTTCGCTACCTTGATTTGGTGGAGCTAACATCACTGTGTTTCCAAGATGTTTGATATGATTTGAATTTAAATAAGACCTTAGGATAATTCCACCAAGTGAATGGGTCACAAAATGAGTCTTTTGGTTTTGACAAACGTCTGATAGATGGGAAAGTTTAGAATCTGCAATTTCTTGAATGGTCATTGATGTTGATTCGTAATCGATAGAAACAACATAATATCCTTTCTCAATTAGAAAGTTCCTCAGGTTCTTTAGGTGATTGGATGATCGAAGGAATCCATGAATCAATACGACACATTCTTGATGATCAGCAATTTTTATTTTTTGAGATAGGTTTTGATCCGAGCATAGGAATACGCAAGTAAACAAAGTCATTAAAATGAAAAGGTAATAGGTTTTTTTCATATTGTATTAAGATTTAAGCAATTTCACATAACTTTTATTATG of the Leptospira biflexa serovar Patoc strain 'Patoc 1 (Paris)' genome contains:
- a CDS encoding crossover junction endodeoxyribonuclease RuvC yields the protein MKIIGIDPGSHRVGYAVLSFPEGMRRNPELLAYGTIEVAPKTPSPVNLLQIRSELQKILSLYQPEHAAVEELFFVQNTTTGMKVSESRGVILLTLGENQIPMVSLTATQIKKGISAKGNATKKEVRAAIQMILGFKDLKGHDDSWDAIACAFVGRSLV
- a CDS encoding acyl-CoA dehydrogenase family protein, which encodes MTATAVKLEKSQAEKALNAQAALLNEVTKRLAQKNSDNGKVSVSKMDKTQHVFYQLAWMTAQQRVAENFIVYAWDASKGTGELEQKMALTFAAETVSNIRSELAARPAEYELTYQELFSKLFSDEINSFVEAASKMENYEAIVDKIVDLGHFGAYGLSEDHENFRGIFKDFAENVVVPHAEHVHRHDDLIPQEIINGLKDMGCFGLCIPEQFGGIQPDDRPDNISMLVVTEELSRGSLGAAGSLITRPEIMSKALLKGGTEEQKNKWLPLLASGEKFAGIMVTEPNYGSDVAGVSVTAKEVEGGFVINGVKTWCTFAGYANLLLILCRTEADPSLKHRGLSILLAEKPSFDGHEFSYKQEGGGSIQGKAIGTIGYRGMHSYEVSFEDYFVPKENLLGGDAGRGKGFYFQMEGFAGGRIQTAARANGVMQAALEAALRYSQERKVFAKPIYDYTLTKFKIAKMAMIVQATRQYTNYVATLLDDHKGQMEATLVKLYASKIAEWVTREAMQIHGGMGYAEEYPVSRYFVDARVFSIFEGAEEVMALRVVAKDLLDQALAS
- a CDS encoding TIGR04452 family lipoprotein, with the protein product MKQIILSILFFVLLTNCMLTEGLGIPTYGAVKGSEAKERISDAILVAEGTASSFWLAQSGMKGGQGPISPLLLVNGFLAKILYTFVSTIEDNDSFLESSVLQCESDIQTKGALVLGSIYDGLTTVGGVTRDALLLLEFASCDLEKTGKIITIEPISF
- a CDS encoding START domain-containing protein; amino-acid sequence: MIQKQTLFPFLLGCFLFVNVLPLIAQSPEWSESKRKKGIQILTRPVPGSNIEEFLGKTEVEASISQIIALLVDPQSCKNLYHQCKELTVISGSEKKSSVYLRNGAPWPVNDRDVIMDRSFEQNDKTLTTTMKMKRLDSNAKGSPSGVTRMPGFEGYWKLIPLANGKIKIEYQAHFEPGGSVPQSVINLVLTDTPYETLLNLKSLVEQGKHKEAKYDWIKEPNHTPSN
- a CDS encoding SDR family oxidoreductase yields the protein MLLKGNTILITGGTSGIGFALAKRFSDLGNQILVCGTNEKKLEEISISYPSWATYRFDISLPEERVKLFQKTTEDFPELNVVFNNAGIQRYPKLSEVEPWTDLEKEIDVNLGAPIHLSMLFAKHLFAKKNAAILNTTSGLSHIPLAYAPIYSATKAALHSFTLTLRFQFRNQPIEVIEVSPPMVDTDLGIPNTHTASLNLDEYADTVMIGLQNGELEITTGYSTITANASREQKNEIFLSMNLARSSSN
- a CDS encoding TetR/AcrR family transcriptional regulator is translated as MPRTGLTASEIQDRAVEIAIDQIREKGFEKVRLVDVAKGMGISHAALYSHFQDKTALLDAVSERWLVKLDEQQESLVVEKRDPIQKILTWFLNLHRMKLEKVKLDPELFKAFDMAAEESKPFIQTHLSNMRKQMSSLVVEAINQKKIKKRDVNLITEILISAGTAFTHPKLVAQYSAENREPLLLETIEIVLKGLS
- a CDS encoding serine hydrolase domain-containing protein: MKNKTFTLFVFASLSLFLIECQKSVQTDKDTQATLIAGIFGSCFSLDSCFDQYTKSTDEGASFQVFDQDGSRIYARQSVLDFNTYKPIASGSKWVTAITAMRVIDCNTNSAIYAQCGTVTTGTCNNGAVGGAISLSRTTAQVLGWTGTYANVTLRQLLSFTSGLNAGGSSGAGQASCISTLPVGASSTEKDSCVNNIRDQSTGTPGALYQYNSNHMAVAQRMLEVSCNKTWDTLFSQLIVTPLGWDASQAIWRGNSRGGTDTDGSLSGAYGLSISPEHYARMLNALLTNGTAKNSVGANITNFLSTTSVTEILADQYNGAKIGYSQFSAFGYRWQYGLGNWRFCTVTDVPAECDRDLISHSIGINGFYPWLDKNRNYMAILAVNNIGRKNGLSLLPASSTSLFFAETVRPLIHSQIGR
- a CDS encoding esterase/lipase family protein — protein: MKKTYYLFILMTLFTCVFLCSDQNLSQKIKIADHQECVVLIHGFLRSSNHLKNLRNFLIEKGYYVVSIDYESTSMTIQEIADSKLSHLSDVCQNQKTHFVTHSLGGIILRSYLNSNHIKHLGNTVMLAPPNQGSEVADFLSQFHVINLFLGPVVAQLKTDQTSFVHSLGLPKFKFGIIAGNLTLDPFSS